The genomic stretch ATTCCATATTTCATGGTTTCAAACCAATTAATGTAAATCAATGAAAAGAATCGACCGATTTTTttagatgaaaaaaaaatattatgagTAAATTGAAAAATAGGTGAAGAAATCCCGTCGGAGGGCACCATAATTTATTAGTTTCTCCGGCAGGTCAGTGAAAGATCGTTTTTTTTTTAGCCTCAAGAgcgtgaggctctgataccatattagaTTTCGAGAGAGTGGAAGTCATAATATACCGTAATTGTTATTGATAATAGTTCGTGGTTCGAATGATTACAATGGTACCATATTTATATAGTACCTGGAATATCTAAATCAGTTATTTTTAAGGGATACTATCATGTTAGATGACTCTTTCAAATTTCAATAATTGTTTGCTGAAAATCTAAGAAAGATTTTAGAGTtttgaaatccattttatttctGATTTTCACAATCGAGTAAGTTGTTTAAGTGGATTTTCTAATATAGGTTACaaaatttcataaaaaaataaaaatttctaaTTATAACGCTTAAAAGCGGTATCTTTTCAAATACTCAGAAATACGTATACTATCACTCCTCCAGTTGAGTTTCTCGAATAAATTGCTTATAATCCTAAAATATAGTCATACCTTTTGTATTAATATGTTACTCTATGCATCATCCGTTACCGTCCGCACAATAATCTGTCCACAAGTCAGTATAATTCACTCTTTAAACAATATGTACTGCTATAATAAGAAACTAAATACACCCAAATGCACAATAAATAGACAAAGATGCTCAATTTGATCACATAGCTATGACATCCACATGCATAATAATCCATTTAAATAAATAGCTaaataaacaacggtttttctatcctatgcccactaggcataggataagaaacttaaaaagaaaagaaataaatgatatttttatgggaaattgcaatatcaattacttttacttttatttacaAGAAAATacatttattacttttttttttggggttttatccaatgcctagtgggcataggttagaaaaacccaaTAAACAATGAACGACTAATTACAGTATAAAAGATAAAATATTCTAGCGAGAAGATCAAAACAAAAACGTGCATCAAAAGTTTAGAAAACAGTATATTTATACTTAATTTTGAAGAGGTAGCAATTGAATTGGTTTACGATTTATTGTGAACAAATATAGATAAATTTTGTTATTATTTGATTGATAGTAACAGATTTTAAAGCTATTTAGTATTATAGTCAATTGATGAACTCTAGTTCATATAGAGTTGGACAGTGCATAGAAGTGTTGTACGATTATTTTTATATCAGTTAAAAGCCTTTTTTTCCAATTTAAGTTATTTAGAATTATTTATTAATATGCGGTGTTTTGCCAATGTTGGAGACCCTGTAATCGCTCAAAAAAACTTCCTgggatagatagatagatattgaatGACTTATTTACCGGCTCATCTATCTATATATAAGATAGCAAAATTGAgatgtaatttttaaaaaaaaatttagcaATTTTTGTTATGTATCAATTGTATCACACGATTTTTGGGAATACATTGTCTTTTTTCAGTTTTGAAAATTTTGGAACTTTGAGTCAATCACTCGAAAAGGAATCTTGATTTATTAATTATCCTAAATCAATTCAAATTATAGTTGCCTTATTATTTGATGGCTTTTAGTAATTTGCCTTTTATGTggtgattattattatttcgGATTTATACTTTGtattaaataacaataacaattatgAGTTGAAAAATTCAGGCTTTAACACTGTCAAAATAATAGTCGTAGTTACCGAGTTTTCAGCTTAGGAAACCAATCTTCTCTATATTAATCCAGAAGCATTTCAAGCAATTTCATGCTTCCACGTCATCAATGTgaagttttatttttatttttattttttccaGAAATTGAGTTAGTGGTGGGGCCTGCTGGTGTACAAATgcatttatttgataaaatgtcGCGCGATTAAACACATTCGATAAAAGTCGATAATTAGTTGTATACTAATTAACTTCGTAAGATTTTGTTTACAGAAATTAATTTCATTGAGGCAAttaattacataattaattataaaGTCCATAATTACAACTAAATATATCGTCTATTTAAATAGACTGTATTAAGGCAATAAATTTTTGACGGAACTAAGGTCTAAGAATAATATAAATACAAATGGACTTTACGCTACAACTTTTGCTGGAAAAATAGTTATACTAATAAAAttacctattattattataaatgaaataaagtataaaatattcatgtaaatttattaatatattttaaATGTCAATTATTATATAAATGTTCTTCaaaacatacccgtgcaattttgcacgggttgaaaactaGTGATGATATGATTAGGAAtactattgtttttttttttgataaagatCAAACTTTTATTAAATCAAATCAAGTTCCGCCAACCTAAGGACGGGCTGAGGAAAATCAGTTACAAAGACACGTTCTTCCTCCGCATTCGAACAAATTCTAGCACAAAAGTGAGCCACCGTATTACCCACTCGCTTAACATGGGACACACCTTGAAAATCAAAAACTGTAACTAGCTCACACACCTCCCGAATGCAAAGTCCATACGGACTCCTCGTCACGACTTTCCCTCTAACAGCTCGCACAAGGTTAAGCGCATCAGACTCCAAGCTTATCCTTGTCAGCCCCTCCCGTCTTGCCACCTCCATTCCGAACAGCATTGCTTTAGCCTCCGCAATCTCAGCACTCCATCTTGCACGCTTTCTTAGACACGCGACAAAGACCACAACACCATTCTCATCCCTTCCCACAACACCCAGTCCCACCGTCGAGTCCTCAAAAATAGCGGCATCTGTATTAATCTTAACCGTCCCGACATCTGGCGGTTCCCATCCCTCCCTACTCACCCCTTCCCCCGTAACACCTCTCCCGTGGCCTTCACCTGCAATCGTCTTGTAATCAGCTACCATTCTTGCGAAACCCATGATTGTAACCTGCGGATTGCACGGTTCCTCCTCGAACAAGTACGAGTTTCGAATGGACCATAaagcccatactaaagccaacaGCCGTCCCCTGTCCTCCTTATCAACTTGCTGCAAACCCCAAAGCATCCATTCCCAGAGAGATGTTTGTGGAGCCACACTCATAATCTCCTCAAACCCACTCTCCTCCCAATAACTTCTTGTCCATTGGCAATGAAACAGAGCGTGGAGTTCTGTCTCTCCTTCCTCCTCGCAAAAAGCACACCTATCATCGGGACAACAGTGACGACGGAATAAGTTGGCTTTTACTGCTAACATCCCCGTACATCCCCTCCAAAGAAAGTGAATAAGCTTCGGTGGTACTTTTAACCCCCACAACAACTTCCACATTCCATTCCCCGTAGCCATGCCCTGCTCGTCTGCTTCGAAATTTGGTCCCATCCCCAACCAATAACCCAACTTTACAGTGTAGTCCCCATTCCGAGTAGGCCACCAATAGAGTTGGTCATCAGGTAGATCGCTGCTTAACGGGATTTCATGAATCCTCCTAGCTTCCTCTTCCAAAAACAGAGTACTCAGGCTGTCCTCTCGCCATGAGCCACTCTCCGCATCAATAAGCTCGGCCACATACATAGACGGATTCGCTTCCAAGTTTGGATGTGGTATACTTCTCCCTCGCTCCCCTGGAAGCCAAGCATCCTCCCAAACCTTAATGGATAGCCCATTTCCCACTCTCCATTTCAGCCCATCCAGAAGAAGCGATTTTGACCCCCAAAGACTACGCCACGCAAAGCTCGGATCGTAACCTCTCCGCGCCTCAAGGATAGAAGAATGTTTGAAATATCTCGCCTTCATGACCCTCCCCACCAAAGATCCCGGGTTCGTTAGAATCCGCCAAACCTGTTTTGCCAGCAATGCTTGGTTAAAAACCCGCATATCTCTAAAGCCCATCCCACCCATGGCTTTCGGCTTACACAGCCTCTCCCACCTCCACCAATGGATCTTTCGCTGACTCTCCGAAGAACCCCACCAGAATCTAGCCATAGTCGAATGCAGCTCGTTAATTAAGCCCTCGGGAATCGCAAAGAGACTCATCATATACGTTGGGATGGCTTGAGCGACCGCCTTGATAAGTATTTCTTTCCCCGGCTTCGAGAGCATCTTTTCCTTCCACCCTTGCATTTTCTTCCACACTCGTTCCTTCAGACATGCGAATATAGCTTTTTTCGACCTCCCAATTATGGTGGGTAGCCCCAAATATTTCTCATGTCGTTCCACCTCCCGGACCCCCAACGCCGAACAGAGCTCTAACCTCGTGGCTGGTAACACCTTTTTACTAAAGACAACTTCCGATTTGGAATAGTTAATTTTCTGCCCAGAAGCTCTTTCATACTTGCTGATAATCTCAGCTATTTTCGAGCACTCTCTCAACGTTGCCCTTGCAAAAAGGATACTATCATCCGCGAAGAAAAGGTGGGAAATTCTCGGAGCTCCCCTACACACCCTCGCACCGTGAAGCACAAACCCTGTCCACCGCCTCTTTGATTAAGTACGAGAACGCATCCGCACAAATAAGGAAGAGATATGGCGATATCGGGTCGCCTTGACGTAAGCCTCTACTTGGCCGCACCACACCCGAAGCTTTACCATTAATGAGGAAGGAATGAGACACCGTCGAAACACAATTCATGATCCTATTTCTCCAAACAGCTGAAAAACCCATCCGCCGCATCACTTCATCAAGGAATACCCATTCCACCCGATCATAAGCCTTACTCATATCGAGTTTTAATGCAATAGTACCCTGCCTCCCCTCCCCATTACGTTTCATTGAGTGAAAATTTTCGAACGCAATTAACGCATTGTCCGTAATGAGTCTACCAGGTGTGAATGCACTTTGGTTTTCCGAAATAAAGTTATTCAAGAAAGGCTTCAACCGGTTCGCCAAAGTCTTCGAGATGAGTTTGTATACCACATTACATAGGCTTATGGGTCTATACTCCGTGATCTTCCGTGGTGAGGCACACTTCGGTATTAGAACCACATTGGTCGAGTTAACTTTGTCCATACCACCTCTACCATCCCACCAGTCACGGACAAACCTACACAAATCCGGCCCCACAACCCCCCAATAACGCTGGTAAAAAAGAGCGTGCATACCATCCGGGCCAGGCGCTTTATGTGGATGCATACTGAACAAAGCCTTCTTAACCTCTTCATCGCTCAACGGACTATCCAATATGCTGTTCATATCCTCCGACACAACATTTGGAATGCAATGCAGAATCTCGTCAAAATCCGAGGGATTACTAGTACAAAACAGGTCAGTAAAATAATGTTCAATAACCCTTGATATATCAGTTTCCTCCGTACACCAGCCGCCTTCTTCATTCTCAATTCCATTGATTGCATTCCGTTTTCTCCGCTGCTTGGCTTTATGATGAAAATAACTCGTGTTCTTGTCTCCATCGCGTAATTCACACTTCCGGGCTCGCGTGTACCAGTATGTCTCAACTTGTCTACGCAACTCATCAATCTCCTTCACCGTCTCCCTACACCGAGCCAGCATGTCCGCAGATGGCGGTTGCTTCTGCCAAAACAACAGGTCAGCCTCCTTATCGCGAAGCCTCTTCTTCACGTCCCCAAAGCGCCTTCTCGCCCACTCCGCCAATTTCACCCCACACATTTGCACCTTCCTGGGAACGTCCTCCCCTATCCCCTCCTCCCATGCTTCCTTCACAACCCCTTCGCACTGATCATCTCCTACCCAAAAAGGCTCGAACCTGAAACCCCGACCTCCCCTTTGACTTGTCTCTCTTCTTCCTTAATTATAATGGCTGCGTGGTCTGAGGAATAGATAGGAAAATGTTGAACAAAAGCTCTAGGAAAAAGGTATCTCCACTCCATTGTAGCCAAAGCCCTATCTAGCCTTTCTCGAATCATAGTTTCAGCGGTAAGACCCCTTTGCCACGTAAATATGTTGCCCTTATACCCCATATCCTGAAGAGCGCAATCATCAAGAGCTTCTCGGAACGCATCCATCTGTCTCTCCCCCCTTATCACCCCCCCTTCCTTCTCTTGCCCACTAAGAATTTCATTAAAATCACCGAAAAAAACCATAGGCACCCGGCTGCCATTATACGCATACCTGAGCAGCTCCCAAGTCTTGTGTTTATTCCCCGTCTCCGGCCACCCATAAACCCCAACTGCTCGCCAGAGAGGAGCATTCGACGCATCTAACACTTCAACCATCACATGGTTATTATTATATGAAATTAACTGAGCATTTACATCCCTCCACCAGAAACCTAAACCTCCCGACCTCCCCCTACTACTTATACAAATACCCGACGAAAAACCACAACTATTTCGGATTTTCTCCAACTCCCTCGCACTCATCATTGTCTCCATAACGAAGACAATGTTTGGGCATTCCCTCCAACACCAATCTCGGAGGGTGCCAACCGTCAAGGGATTGCCCAACCCTTGACAGTTCCAACTGAATATTTTCATTGCTGTTCGCGGTGCTGGTCATCGCCAGTCACCGCTACTTTCAGAAATGTATCATTCTCGTTCTCCCTACTACACCATCTCTTACTCTGACCTGCCTCATCAACACTATCACCACTCCCCACTTCACCCTCTCTGCTTCTCTTACAACCCGCACCATGTCCCTGCACACACGCCTTCTTTTCCGTCCCATTCCTCCTCCCCCAGTCCCTCTTAACCTTTATAAACTTCCTGGCCATAGCACGGCTATTCGTGCCCGCATGAGCCCTTGAACCTCTCATATTATCAGCATCATTTACCCTCTTATCGCTGGCTCTGGGTAAACTCTCCTCCTCCTTTCTCGTCACCATTCCCATCCCCCTTCCTTCACATCCCTCTTGCAACCCCTCGTCCCCTTTAATTCCTATCCCCCTCAGCATCTCCACCATTCTAtccaactcctcctcctccttcagTTGTTCATCTTTCTCGGGAAACAGTTGTTTTGCGCAGGCTCCCCTCCCCCCTTCGCCCCCATCAGAACGTCTCGCCACACGCCAAGGTGAAGCTTTCAACCAGTCCCCGTATCTCCTATCCTCTCCTAttcttcctttcctttctccACAATCTTTCTCTCCATGTCCCATGCATCCACACACATAACAGAACAAAGGTAAACCCTCATAACTAAGTCGAACTGTCCAAACCTTGCCCCCCTTCCCTCGGAGCTTTAAGTTGTCTAAGAGCGGTTTACGCACATCCACTACCACCTTAATTCGCATAGATCGATTGATTTCTGGGTTAGCGGAATTGTCAACCTCCACAAACGTACCCACCGTGTTCCCAATATTGATGGCATTTTCAGCATTAAGACGTTCAACAATAGGAAGGTTATAGATTCGCACCCAAAGGGGAGAAAAGAATAAGGGTACCTCTGACGGGATAGCATCCTCTCGCAAATCTGCCATAATAAAAACATGCCGCTCAAAGTGCCACGGTTGCTCCTCTAACACCCGTTTCTTGTCCTCCTCACTCCTGAATTTAAACGTGATCAGTTTCATCTGTTTATCAACCACCTCCCCAATAACCTTCTCCTTCGTTTTCCATGCCCTAATCATGGTGTCAATTAGGGCTTTCTGGTTAACGTTTCGTTCCGTCCATAATCGCCCCACAATGCAAAGCCCAGCCTTCTCCTCTTCCTCCGGTGACGCTCCCACCCACTCTAGCACTTTTTCCATCTCTTCTGCGTCCTCCTCCAAAGTCTCATTACACGGTCCATTGAGATCCAACGTATTTTGTGATAATTGTTTTGTCATGATGTTAAAGAATAAAGAAAAGGAACTCTATGAATGATTGGAATCGAATGATTGCAAGCCTGACAATCAGGGGCAAAACCTAGGTAGAAACCCTAGGGGCCACACCCTCCCAAGGAAACCCT from Silene latifolia isolate original U9 population chromosome 2, ASM4854445v1, whole genome shotgun sequence encodes the following:
- the LOC141641852 gene encoding uncharacterized protein LOC141641852, giving the protein MKIFSWNCQGLGNPLTVGTLRDWCWRECPNIVFVMETMMSARELEKIRNSCGFSSGICISSRGRSGGLGFWWRDVNAQLISYNNNHVMVEVLDASNAPLWRAVGVYGWPETGNKHKTWELLRYAYNGSRVPMVFFGDFNEILSGQEKEGGVIRGERQMDAFREALDDCALQDMGYKGNIFTWQRGLTAETMIRERLDRALATMEWRYLFPRAFVQHFPIYSSDHAAIIIKEEERQVKGEVGVSGSSLFG